TCGAATACGAAGGAAATACAACCTGTAACTTCCTGGATCTTACACTCAGCACCCAAGTTATCAAATGGGGTTGCCTGCTGGAACCAGTTAATAGCATCGCCAGAAGCTGTTCTTGTGTGCTCAGGCTTAATCTGGAAACGATGTCCTTTAACGTTGAATGCAGGTGGTAACTCTGATGGTAGATATGTTAGCTGCCACTCAGAACTGGAAACGTCAGGTCTGGTGATAACTTTCATGTTAAATTTACCCCAATCTGTTTTACCGTAGAAATATGGAGGTTTAACTGGTTTATCGTCAAACTGTCCTGTTGCACTGTGGATTAGATATCCGTTACGTGACATAGCGAAACCAAAGAAGTCTGTTCCTTTCTCTCCACCGTGAACGGTGCATCTGATGTAGGACATTTTCTTTGGAAAACCAAGAACACGACCAGCGTCAACTGGGGCATCTCCGGTTAGGTACATATATGGATAGTAACCAGCTTTCCACACGTTACCTTTAGGGTCTGTGTATGTAGCAGATACTGTTAGACCCCACTCTAGGTATGGTCCTAACATTGTGTTTTTGTGGTCTACATACCAATACTCTGCTAAATCTGCATCCTCTCCATCCCATGGTACTAATGGTGGGTTAGGTAGAAGACGTGATCTGGTAGCCTCGTCTAAGCTTACAACAAAAGCTGACCAACGGCTATCAGTGTATGTTAGAGGAAGAACATCAATATCCCATAATGGATCTGATGGATTAGCAATAATCCATGTGTTGATGTCTCTCTCAATTGGAGGAGGTGGAACCTCCTTCGTTAGTTCCCAATACTTTGTAGGGACATTAAGATGACTTGGCATATATACAAACCTCCTAATATAGAATTTTAACCGGATTGTTGCCAACCCTAGAGGAGAAGCGTAGTTATTTCCTGGCTTATTTAAATAATCTATTTAAATATTTGCCTGATCTAAACCACGGTTCAAGACCCCATCTCAAGTATTTATATCAAAGATTAGGGGCACTTGTCAAGAGGTTTTTTTCTTTTGGATGAAAATATCTTAAGTTTTTTACTTAATTTTATAAAATTGGGTTATTTTGCTTAAAAATTAGGCATTTTCTTGGTCCAAAAGGCTGCTAACCACTGATGAAAACTCACCTATCTTCTGGTTTACAACAAATTCTGCCTCTGAATCAAAGGGAGTTGGGGTTAAATTTAGTACAATTATCTTGGCTCCGCCCCTTATTGCGATGTCAGGAAGCGAATTTGCCGGGGAAACCTGCAAAGAAGAGCCGATGGCTATAAACAGATCAGCGGCTTTTGAAAGCTCAACAGAGCTCTCCCAGGGCCTTGTAGGGAGCATTTCTCCAAAAAATACGGCGTTAGGCTTTAGAACTCCTCCGCATTCGGCGCACAAAGGCGGATTTTGGCCTGAAACCACCCTTTCCATAGCCTCATCCATTGACCCGAGCACATTACAGTCCAAACAAACTGACCATCTAAGAGAGCCGTGCAGTTCGTGAACTACACCTGAGCCTGCGTCTTGATGGAGTCCGTCTACGTTTTGGGTAATAATTCCGTTTAAAAGGTCTCTATTCTCAAGTTCGGCAAGCATATAATGAGCGGGATTCGGTTTTGCATCCTTTCTCACTGAGTAGAGATCAAGGGAATAATCATAGTAACGAGTAGGATCTTCTATAAAACTGTCTAAAGATACAACCGACATATCTACATTCTCCCACATACCTGTCCCGGGGGATCTGTAGTCTGGGATGCCTGATTCAGTGCTTATCCCTGCTCCGGTCATAGCGACTACGTTTTCAGAAGATTTAACCAGATCTAAAAACAGTTTTGCTTTTTCCTCTATATCGCTCATTTCTCTAACCATATAAAAAAGGGGGTGAATTACTCACCCCCTCTCATTAATTATCAAAATTTATATACTCAGTTTGAATTCTATTTTCCAAGAACGCTAACAACACAGGTAATGCCGTCCATGGAAGGCTGGGCTCCGCCCATTGTCTCAATCACTCCCACATTTGCGTTTTCCTGCTGACGCTTGCCGGCTTCTCCTCTTAGCTGCCATACGATCTCTGCTGTCTGAAGAAGGCCAGTTGCTCCAACCGGGTGTCCTCTGGATAAAAGTCCGCCTCCTGGGTTAACGGCAATACCGCCTGAGTTGATCCAGGTGCTTCCGTCTTCAATTAGTCTAGCGCCCTCCCCTTTCTCACAGAAGCCAAGAGCTTCATAAAC
This is a stretch of genomic DNA from Thermodesulfobacteriota bacterium. It encodes these proteins:
- a CDS encoding acetoacetate decarboxylase family protein encodes the protein MPSHLNVPTKYWELTKEVPPPPIERDINTWIIANPSDPLWDIDVLPLTYTDSRWSAFVVSLDEATRSRLLPNPPLVPWDGEDADLAEYWYVDHKNTMLGPYLEWGLTVSATYTDPKGNVWKAGYYPYMYLTGDAPVDAGRVLGFPKKMSYIRCTVHGGEKGTDFFGFAMSRNGYLIHSATGQFDDKPVKPPYFYGKTDWGKFNMKVITRPDVSSSEWQLTYLPSELPPAFNVKGHRFQIKPEHTRTASGDAINWFQQATPFDNLGAECKIQEVTGCISFVFDLIIPPAVVLWTETYERPASYRGYATPYKYGLRQQFPISQGS
- a CDS encoding Sir2 family NAD-dependent protein deacetylase yields the protein MSDIEEKAKLFLDLVKSSENVVAMTGAGISTESGIPDYRSPGTGMWENVDMSVVSLDSFIEDPTRYYDYSLDLYSVRKDAKPNPAHYMLAELENRDLLNGIITQNVDGLHQDAGSGVVHELHGSLRWSVCLDCNVLGSMDEAMERVVSGQNPPLCAECGGVLKPNAVFFGEMLPTRPWESSVELSKAADLFIAIGSSLQVSPANSLPDIAIRGGAKIIVLNLTPTPFDSEAEFVVNQKIGEFSSVVSSLLDQENA